The Serratia rhizosphaerae genome has a segment encoding these proteins:
- the rapA gene encoding RNA polymerase-associated protein RapA — protein MPFTLGQRWISDTESELGLGTVVALDARMITLLFPATGENRLYARNDSPITRVMFNPGDTITSHEGWQLQVEEVKEDNGLLTYIGTRTDTQESGVAMREVLLDSKLTFSKPQDRLFAGQIDRMDRFALRFRARKYLSEQYRLPFAGLRGMRASLIPHQLHIAYEVGQRHAPRVLLADEVGLGKTIEAGMIIHQQLLAGRAERVLIVVPETLQHQWLVEMMRRFNLYFSLFDDSRYAEAKLDSSNPFETEQLVICSLDFVRRNKQRLEELSDAQWDLLVVDEAHHLAWSEDAPSREYQVIEQLAEHTPGVLLLTATPEQLGQQSHFARLRLLDPNRFHDYQEFVTEQQKYRPVADAVTLLLSGEHLANDKLNLLGELIEEQDIEPLLKAANGDGENSESARQELVTMLMDRHGTSRVLFRNTRHGVKGFPHRNLHQIKLPLPDQYQTAIKVSGIMGAKKSLEARARDMLYPEQIYQEFEGENATWWNFDPRVEWLLNYLIANRHEKVLVICAKATTALQLEQVLREREAIRAAVFHEGLSIIERDRAAAYFASEEDGAQVLLCSEIGSEGRNFQFASQLVMFDLPFNPDLLEQRIGRLDRIGQQHDIQIMVPYLENTAQAVLGRWFHEGLDAFEHTCPTGRTIYDSSYERLIGYLAAPTEQAGLDEFIHACRQQHDQLKAQLEQGRDRLLEMHSNGGDKAQALADAIAEQDNDVNLVSFALNLFDIVGINQEDRSDNLIVLTPSDHMLVPDFPGLPQDGCTVTFDREQALSREDAQFVSWEHPIIRNGLDLIVSGDTGSCALSLLKNKALPVGTLLAELVYVVEAQAPKHLQLTRFLPPTPIRMLLDRKGTNLAGQVEFESFNRQLNAVNRHTSSKLVNAVQQDVHAMLQQAESLVEAEARTLIEQAKQEADDKLSNELARLEALKAVNPNIRDDEVETLEFNRKQVLANLNDASWRLDAIRLVVVTHQ, from the coding sequence ATGCCTTTTACTCTTGGTCAACGCTGGATCAGCGACACGGAAAGCGAATTAGGTCTGGGAACCGTCGTGGCGCTGGATGCGCGCATGATTACCCTGCTTTTCCCCGCCACCGGTGAAAACCGTCTCTACGCCAGAAATGATTCACCCATCACCCGCGTGATGTTTAACCCGGGCGATACCATCACCAGCCATGAAGGCTGGCAGCTTCAGGTAGAGGAAGTGAAAGAGGACAACGGGCTGCTGACCTATATCGGCACCCGCACGGACACGCAGGAAAGCGGCGTGGCGATGCGTGAAGTGCTGCTGGACAGCAAGCTCACCTTCAGCAAACCGCAGGACCGCCTGTTCGCCGGTCAGATTGACCGTATGGATCGTTTCGCGCTGCGCTTCCGCGCGCGCAAATACCTCAGCGAGCAGTATCGTCTGCCGTTCGCCGGCCTGCGCGGCATGCGCGCCAGCCTGATCCCGCACCAGCTGCACATCGCCTATGAAGTGGGCCAGCGCCATGCGCCGCGCGTATTGCTGGCGGACGAAGTCGGGCTGGGCAAAACCATCGAAGCCGGCATGATTATCCACCAGCAGCTGCTGGCCGGCCGCGCCGAGCGCGTGCTGATCGTGGTGCCGGAAACGCTGCAGCATCAGTGGCTGGTGGAGATGATGCGCCGCTTCAACCTGTACTTCTCGCTGTTCGACGACAGCCGCTACGCCGAAGCCAAGCTCGACAGCAGCAACCCGTTCGAAACCGAACAGCTGGTGATCTGCTCGCTGGACTTTGTGCGCCGCAACAAACAGCGCCTGGAAGAGCTGTCCGACGCCCAGTGGGACCTGTTGGTGGTCGATGAAGCCCACCACCTGGCCTGGAGCGAGGACGCCCCGAGCCGCGAATACCAGGTCATCGAGCAGCTGGCGGAACATACCCCCGGCGTACTGCTGCTGACGGCAACGCCGGAACAGCTGGGGCAACAGAGCCACTTCGCCCGCCTGCGCCTGTTGGATCCGAACCGCTTCCACGACTATCAGGAGTTCGTCACCGAACAGCAAAAATACCGTCCGGTGGCCGACGCCGTCACCCTGCTGCTGAGCGGTGAGCATCTGGCCAACGACAAACTGAACCTGCTGGGCGAGCTGATCGAAGAGCAGGATATCGAACCGCTGCTGAAAGCGGCCAACGGCGACGGCGAAAACAGCGAGTCCGCTCGTCAGGAACTGGTGACCATGCTGATGGACCGCCACGGCACCAGCCGCGTGCTGTTCCGCAACACCCGCCATGGCGTCAAAGGCTTCCCGCACCGTAACCTGCACCAGATCAAGCTGCCGCTGCCTGACCAGTACCAGACGGCGATCAAAGTGTCCGGCATCATGGGCGCGAAAAAGAGCCTGGAAGCCCGCGCGCGCGACATGCTGTACCCGGAGCAGATCTATCAGGAGTTTGAGGGCGAAAACGCCACCTGGTGGAACTTTGACCCGCGCGTTGAGTGGCTGCTGAACTACCTGATCGCCAACCGCCATGAAAAAGTGCTGGTGATCTGCGCCAAGGCGACCACCGCCCTGCAGCTGGAACAGGTGCTGCGCGAGCGGGAAGCCATCCGCGCCGCGGTGTTCCACGAAGGGCTGAGCATCATCGAACGCGATCGGGCGGCCGCCTATTTCGCTTCCGAAGAGGACGGCGCCCAGGTGCTGCTGTGCTCTGAAATCGGCTCTGAAGGACGCAACTTCCAGTTCGCCAGCCAGCTGGTGATGTTCGATCTGCCGTTCAACCCGGATCTGCTGGAGCAGCGCATCGGCCGTCTGGACCGTATCGGCCAGCAGCACGATATTCAGATCATGGTGCCGTATCTGGAAAACACCGCGCAGGCGGTGCTGGGGCGCTGGTTCCATGAAGGCCTGGACGCCTTTGAACACACCTGCCCGACCGGCCGCACCATCTATGACAGCAGCTACGAGCGCCTGATCGGCTACCTCGCCGCACCGACCGAGCAGGCCGGGCTGGACGAGTTTATCCACGCGTGCCGCCAGCAGCATGACCAGCTGAAAGCCCAGTTGGAACAGGGACGCGACCGTCTGCTGGAGATGCACTCCAACGGCGGCGACAAAGCGCAGGCGCTGGCGGACGCCATCGCCGAACAGGACAACGACGTCAATCTGGTGAGCTTCGCGCTGAACCTGTTTGATATTGTCGGTATCAATCAGGAAGACCGCAGCGATAACCTGATCGTGCTGACGCCGTCCGACCATATGCTGGTGCCGGATTTCCCGGGACTGCCGCAGGACGGCTGCACCGTGACTTTCGATCGTGAGCAGGCGCTGTCGCGTGAAGACGCGCAGTTCGTCAGCTGGGAACACCCGATTATCCGCAACGGGCTGGACCTGATCGTCTCCGGCGATACCGGCAGCTGCGCGCTGTCGCTGCTGAAGAACAAGGCGCTGCCGGTCGGTACGCTGTTGGCGGAGCTGGTGTACGTGGTCGAAGCGCAGGCGCCGAAGCATCTGCAGCTGACGCGCTTCCTGCCGCCAACGCCGATCCGCATGCTGCTGGACCGCAAAGGCACCAATCTGGCGGGGCAGGTGGAGTTTGAAAGCTTTAACCGCCAGCTGAACGCCGTTAACCGCCACACCTCCAGCAAGCTGGTCAACGCCGTCCAGCAGGACGTGCACGCCATGCTGCAGCAGGCGGAAAGCCTGGTGGAAGCCGAGGCGCGTACGCTGATCGAGCAGGCCAAACAAGAGGCCGACGATAAGCTGAGCAACGAACTGGCGCGTCTGGAAGCGCTGAAAGCGGTAAACCCGAACATCCGCGACGACGAAGTCGAAACGCTGGAGTTCAACCGTAAGCAGGTGCTGGCAAACCTTAACGACGCCAGCTGGCGTCTGGACGCCATTCGTCTGGTGGTTGTCACTCACCAATAA
- the djlA gene encoding co-chaperone DjlA, giving the protein MQYWGKLLGVIVAVWAGAGFWGVVLGLIIGHMIDTARNNKRSRGFFAGQQTRQTLFFRTTFQVMGHLTKSKGRVTEADIQVASLFMDRMQLHGESRTAAQQAFREGKESHFPLRETLQQFRSICFGRFDLIRMFLEIQIQAAFADGSLHPNERQVLYVIAEELGISRAQFDQFLRMMEGGQQFGGGYQQQGGYSHGGYQQAQRGPTLEDACKVLGVNSSDDAATIKRAYRKLMSEHHPDKLVAKGLPPEMMEMAKQKAQEIQSAYDLIKREKGFK; this is encoded by the coding sequence ATGCAGTATTGGGGAAAACTGCTCGGAGTCATTGTCGCCGTTTGGGCTGGCGCGGGCTTCTGGGGCGTAGTTTTGGGGCTGATTATCGGTCATATGATCGATACTGCGCGCAACAATAAGCGCAGCCGGGGATTTTTCGCCGGTCAGCAAACGCGGCAAACGCTGTTTTTCCGCACCACTTTTCAGGTCATGGGGCACCTTACCAAATCAAAAGGGCGCGTGACCGAAGCCGATATTCAGGTCGCCAGCCTGTTTATGGATCGCATGCAGCTGCATGGCGAATCGCGCACCGCGGCGCAGCAGGCGTTCCGCGAGGGCAAGGAGAGCCATTTCCCGCTGCGCGAGACGCTGCAGCAGTTCCGCAGCATCTGTTTCGGCCGTTTCGACCTGATTCGGATGTTTCTGGAAATTCAGATCCAGGCGGCCTTTGCCGACGGCTCATTGCACCCTAATGAACGCCAGGTGCTGTATGTGATCGCCGAAGAGCTGGGGATTTCGCGCGCGCAGTTTGACCAGTTCCTGCGCATGATGGAAGGCGGCCAGCAGTTTGGCGGCGGTTACCAGCAGCAGGGCGGTTATTCGCACGGCGGTTACCAGCAGGCGCAGCGCGGACCGACGCTGGAAGACGCTTGTAAGGTGCTGGGGGTCAACAGCAGCGACGATGCGGCGACCATCAAGCGCGCTTACCGTAAGCTGATGAGCGAGCACCATCCGGATAAGCTGGTGGCGAAGGGGCTGCCGCCGGAAATGATGGAAATGGCCAAGCAGAAGGCGCAGGAGATTCAGTCGGCGTACGATCTGATCAAGCGCGAGAAAGGTTTCAAGTAA
- the rluA gene encoding bifunctional tRNA pseudouridine(32) synthase/23S rRNA pseudouridine(746) synthase RluA yields the protein MEPYNPPTDPLHILYQDAHIIVVNKPSGLLSVPGRAPENKDSLMTRIQADFPEAESVHRLDMATSGVIVVALNKAAERELKRQFREREPKKSYIARVWGHLAQDEGLVDLPLICDWPNRPLQKVCFETGKAAQTEYQVLSRDADGSSRVLLTPITGRSHQLRVHMLALGHPILGDGFYAPPAAKAMAPRLQLHAQELRITHPAFQTPMHFRAEADF from the coding sequence ATGGAACCCTACAATCCCCCTACCGACCCGCTGCACATCCTGTATCAGGATGCGCATATTATCGTGGTCAACAAACCCAGCGGCCTGCTGTCGGTGCCGGGGCGGGCGCCGGAAAACAAAGACAGCCTGATGACGCGCATTCAGGCCGATTTTCCCGAGGCCGAATCGGTGCACCGGCTGGATATGGCCACCAGCGGCGTGATCGTCGTGGCGTTGAACAAAGCGGCGGAGCGCGAGCTGAAACGTCAGTTCCGCGAACGCGAGCCGAAAAAATCCTACATTGCCCGCGTATGGGGGCATCTGGCGCAGGATGAAGGATTGGTGGATTTACCGCTGATTTGCGACTGGCCGAATCGCCCGCTGCAAAAGGTGTGTTTTGAAACCGGCAAGGCGGCGCAAACGGAATACCAGGTGCTTTCGCGCGATGCCGACGGCAGCAGCCGGGTGCTGCTGACGCCGATCACCGGGCGTTCACACCAGCTACGGGTGCATATGCTGGCGCTCGGCCATCCGATCCTCGGCGACGGCTTTTACGCGCCGCCGGCGGCCAAAGCCATGGCGCCGCGTCTGCAACTGCACGCACAGGAGTTGCGCATCACCCACCCGGCATTTCAGACACCGATGCACTTTCGCGCCGAAGCAGATTTCTGA
- the surA gene encoding peptidylprolyl isomerase SurA encodes MNNWRTLILGLVVCANTAFAAPQEVDKVAAVVDNGVVLESDVNGLLQSVKLNAQQAGQQLPDDKTLRHQIVERLIMDNIQLQMAQKMGISVSDADLDKAIANIAAQNRMTPDQLRSRLAYEGLNYNTYRSQIRKEMLITEVRNNEVRRRVTILPQEVDSLAKQVGAQNGSDTEMNISHILIPLPENPSQQQVDEAETLAKRLVGEINSGADFGKLAITYSADSQALKGGNMGWGKLQEIPTLFAERLVTAKKGDIVGPIRSGVGFHILKVNDVRGANQSISVTEVHARHILLKPSVVMTDDQARTKLQEVAAAISSGKAKFADEAKQLSQDPGSALQGGDLGWASPDIYDPAFRDALLKLKKGEISKPVHSSFGWHLIQLVDTRKVDKTDAAQKERAYRMLFNRKFAEEAQTWMQEQRAAAYVKILDGSNAQ; translated from the coding sequence ATGAATAACTGGAGAACGCTTATTCTCGGATTGGTGGTCTGCGCCAATACCGCGTTCGCTGCACCCCAAGAAGTTGATAAAGTCGCCGCCGTCGTGGATAACGGCGTAGTACTCGAAAGCGATGTCAATGGTTTACTGCAGTCGGTCAAGCTCAATGCCCAGCAGGCCGGGCAACAGCTGCCGGATGACAAAACGCTGCGTCATCAGATTGTTGAACGTCTGATTATGGATAACATCCAGCTGCAGATGGCGCAAAAAATGGGCATCAGCGTCAGTGACGCCGATCTGGACAAGGCTATTGCCAATATCGCGGCGCAAAACCGCATGACGCCGGACCAGCTGCGCAGCCGTCTGGCGTACGAAGGCCTGAACTACAACACCTACCGTTCACAGATCCGCAAAGAGATGCTGATCACCGAAGTGCGTAACAACGAAGTCCGCCGCCGCGTCACCATTCTGCCGCAGGAAGTGGACTCTCTGGCCAAACAGGTCGGCGCGCAGAACGGCAGCGATACCGAAATGAACATCAGCCACATCCTGATCCCGCTGCCGGAGAACCCGTCGCAGCAGCAGGTTGATGAAGCGGAAACGCTGGCGAAACGCCTGGTGGGCGAAATCAACAGCGGCGCCGACTTCGGCAAACTGGCGATCACCTACTCCGCCGACTCGCAGGCGCTGAAAGGCGGCAATATGGGCTGGGGTAAACTGCAGGAGATCCCGACGCTGTTCGCAGAGCGTCTGGTCACCGCCAAAAAAGGCGATATCGTCGGCCCGATCCGCTCCGGCGTGGGTTTCCACATCCTGAAAGTGAATGATGTCCGCGGCGCCAACCAGTCTATTTCCGTGACCGAAGTGCACGCACGCCATATTCTGCTGAAGCCGTCCGTGGTAATGACCGACGATCAGGCTCGCACCAAACTGCAGGAGGTCGCTGCGGCGATTAGCAGCGGCAAGGCGAAGTTCGCCGATGAAGCCAAGCAGCTGTCGCAGGATCCGGGTTCTGCCCTGCAGGGCGGCGATCTGGGCTGGGCATCACCGGATATCTACGATCCGGCGTTCCGCGATGCGCTGCTGAAGCTGAAAAAAGGCGAAATCAGCAAGCCGGTGCACTCCTCCTTCGGCTGGCACCTGATTCAGCTGGTGGATACCCGCAAGGTGGACAAAACCGACGCGGCGCAAAAAGAGCGCGCCTACCGCATGCTGTTCAACCGCAAGTTTGCTGAAGAAGCGCAGACCTGGATGCAGGAACAGCGCGCCGCCGCCTATGTCAAAATTCTTGATGGCAGCAATGCACAATAA
- the lptD gene encoding LPS assembly protein LptD, giving the protein MKKSFPTLLATMIWTALYSQHALADLAEQCMLGVPTYDKPLVSGDPNSLPVTINSDDSRADQGNAVFSGNVKIEQGNSTLTAKQVELNQVQAAGKNDPVRTVTATGDVHYDDNQIKLKGPKAWSNLNTKDTDVYQGDYQMVGRQGRGDADKMKMRGQNRYTILENGSFTSCLPGDNSWSVVGSEVIHDREEQVAEIWNARFKIAGVPVFYSPYLQLPVGDKRRSGFLIPNAKYGSNNGFEFMLPYYWNIAPNFDATITPHYMTKRGLQWQNEFRYLTQPGMGTIEFDWLPSDNEYNKDHPQDDDTRWLFYWNHSGVMDQVWRFNVDYTKVSDSQYFNDLDSQYGSTTDGYATQKFSAGYADENFDATIASKQFQIYDDVNRTSTESYKVLPQIDLNYYKNDLGPFDLRVYGQAAKFININPYSPDATRLHLEPTLSLPMTNGWGSLNSEVKLLATHYQQDIPDGFKANYKSRNGRDAPDLDDSVNRVMPQFKVDGKMVFDRDMNWAQGYTQTLEPRMQYLYVPYRDQSNIYSYDSTLLQTDYSGLFRDRSYSGLDRIASQNRLATGLTSRIYDDALVERFNVSVGQIYYFSRSRTGDNNSGYDKNDDTGSLVWAGDTYWKIDDRWGLRGGVQYDTRLDSVALGDAVLEYRQDSERMVQLNYRYASPEYIQATLPQVTSPGYQDGISQVGVTASWPIADRWAVVGAYYYDTRAQQSADQLVGLRYNTCCWAVNIGYERKITDWDRGNQTSKYDNKVSFNIELRGLSSDHSLGTGEMLRSGILPYQRAF; this is encoded by the coding sequence ATGAAAAAAAGTTTCCCAACACTGCTGGCCACGATGATTTGGACGGCACTTTACAGTCAGCACGCGCTGGCCGATCTCGCCGAGCAGTGCATGCTCGGCGTACCGACGTATGACAAACCGCTCGTCAGCGGCGATCCCAATTCTCTGCCGGTCACCATCAACTCTGATGATTCCCGCGCCGATCAAGGCAACGCCGTCTTCAGCGGCAACGTCAAGATCGAACAGGGCAACAGCACGCTGACCGCCAAACAGGTAGAGCTGAACCAAGTGCAGGCCGCCGGTAAGAACGACCCGGTACGCACCGTCACCGCCACCGGCGACGTGCACTATGACGATAACCAGATCAAACTGAAAGGGCCGAAGGCCTGGTCAAACCTGAATACCAAAGATACCGATGTCTATCAGGGTGACTATCAGATGGTCGGCCGTCAGGGTCGCGGCGACGCAGACAAAATGAAGATGCGCGGCCAGAACCGCTACACCATTTTGGAAAACGGCTCTTTCACCTCCTGTCTACCGGGCGACAACAGCTGGAGCGTAGTCGGCTCCGAAGTCATCCACGACCGCGAAGAACAGGTGGCGGAAATCTGGAACGCGCGCTTTAAAATCGCCGGCGTTCCGGTGTTCTACAGCCCGTATCTGCAGCTGCCGGTGGGCGACAAGCGCCGCTCCGGCTTCCTGATCCCGAATGCGAAATACGGCAGTAACAACGGCTTCGAATTTATGCTGCCGTATTACTGGAATATTGCGCCTAATTTCGACGCCACCATCACGCCGCACTATATGACCAAGCGCGGCCTGCAGTGGCAGAACGAGTTCCGCTATCTGACCCAGCCGGGCATGGGCACCATCGAGTTTGACTGGCTGCCGAGCGATAACGAATACAACAAGGATCATCCACAGGATGACGATACTCGCTGGCTGTTCTACTGGAACCACAGCGGCGTCATGGATCAGGTGTGGCGTTTCAACGTTGACTACACCAAAGTCAGCGACTCGCAGTATTTCAACGATCTGGACTCCCAGTACGGCTCGACCACCGACGGCTACGCCACGCAGAAATTCAGCGCCGGTTACGCCGATGAAAACTTCGACGCCACCATCGCTTCCAAGCAGTTCCAGATCTATGACGACGTCAACCGCACCAGCACCGAGTCCTACAAGGTGTTGCCGCAGATCGATCTGAACTACTACAAAAACGATCTGGGGCCGTTCGATCTGCGCGTGTACGGGCAGGCGGCCAAGTTTATCAATATCAACCCATACAGCCCAGACGCCACCCGTCTGCACCTGGAACCGACGCTGAGCCTGCCGATGACCAACGGCTGGGGCTCGCTGAACAGCGAAGTCAAACTGCTGGCGACCCACTACCAGCAGGATATTCCAGATGGCTTCAAGGCCAACTATAAAAGCCGCAACGGCCGCGACGCGCCGGATCTGGACGACTCCGTCAATCGCGTGATGCCGCAGTTCAAGGTCGACGGCAAGATGGTGTTCGACCGCGATATGAACTGGGCGCAAGGCTATACCCAGACGCTGGAGCCGCGCATGCAGTACCTGTATGTGCCGTACCGCGACCAGAGCAATATCTACTCCTACGACTCAACGCTGCTGCAGACCGACTACTCCGGCCTGTTCCGCGACCGCAGCTACAGCGGCCTGGATCGCATTGCCTCGCAGAACCGTCTGGCGACCGGTTTGACCTCGCGCATTTATGATGACGCGCTGGTTGAACGTTTCAACGTTTCCGTGGGTCAAATCTATTACTTCAGCCGTTCGCGTACCGGAGATAACAATTCCGGTTACGACAAGAATGATGACACCGGCAGCCTGGTATGGGCCGGCGACACCTATTGGAAGATCGACGATCGCTGGGGCCTGCGCGGCGGCGTACAGTATGATACCCGCCTCGACAGCGTAGCCCTGGGCGATGCGGTGCTGGAGTACCGTCAGGACAGTGAACGCATGGTGCAGCTGAACTACCGCTACGCCAGCCCGGAATATATTCAGGCCACTCTGCCGCAGGTCACCAGCCCTGGCTATCAGGACGGTATCTCGCAGGTGGGCGTCACCGCCAGCTGGCCGATTGCCGACCGTTGGGCCGTGGTTGGCGCGTATTACTATGATACCCGTGCACAGCAGTCCGCCGATCAGCTGGTTGGCCTGCGTTATAACACCTGCTGCTGGGCGGTTAACATCGGTTATGAGCGTAAGATCACCGACTGGGATCGCGGTAATCAAACCAGCAAATATGACAACAAAGTTTCATTCAACATCGAACTGCGCGGTCTGAGCAGCGACCACAGCCTCGGCACCGGCGAAATGCTGCGCTCAGGCATTCTGCCTTACCAGCGCGCATTCTGA
- the pdxA gene encoding 4-hydroxythreonine-4-phosphate dehydrogenase PdxA → MHNKRIVITPGEPAGVGPDLVVALAQQAWPVELVVCADPALLIERARQLRLPLTLRDYQPDAPAQPQAAATLTVLPVTLAETTVCGQLNVANSAYVVDTLARACDGCLNGEFAALITGPVHKGVINDAGVPFSGHTEFFADRSRCDRVVMMLATEELRVALATTHLPLLAVPGAISEQSLHEVITILDHDLKTKFGIAQPHIYVCGLNPHAGEGGHMGREELDVIIPALETLRERGINLIGPLPADTLFQPKYLQHADAVLAMYHDQGLPVLKYQGFGRAVNITLGLPFIRTSVDHGTALELAGTGTADVGSFKTALNLAIKMINNCNEQ, encoded by the coding sequence ATGCACAATAAACGTATCGTGATAACCCCCGGCGAACCTGCCGGGGTGGGGCCGGATTTGGTCGTAGCACTGGCGCAACAGGCGTGGCCCGTTGAACTGGTTGTCTGCGCCGATCCGGCCCTGTTGATTGAACGCGCGCGGCAGCTACGGCTGCCGCTGACGTTGCGCGACTATCAGCCGGACGCGCCGGCGCAGCCGCAGGCTGCCGCGACGCTGACGGTGCTGCCGGTTACGCTGGCAGAGACGACGGTCTGCGGCCAGCTCAACGTCGCCAACAGCGCTTATGTGGTGGATACCCTGGCGCGCGCCTGCGACGGCTGCCTGAACGGTGAATTCGCCGCGCTGATTACCGGGCCGGTACACAAGGGCGTCATCAACGACGCCGGCGTGCCGTTCAGCGGCCACACAGAATTTTTTGCCGATCGCAGCCGCTGCGATCGGGTGGTGATGATGCTGGCGACCGAAGAGCTGCGCGTCGCGCTGGCGACCACCCACCTGCCGCTGCTGGCGGTGCCGGGCGCCATCAGCGAGCAGAGCCTGCACGAAGTCATCACCATTCTCGACCATGATTTAAAAACCAAATTCGGCATCGCGCAGCCGCACATCTACGTCTGCGGGCTGAACCCGCATGCGGGAGAAGGCGGCCATATGGGCCGTGAAGAGCTGGACGTCATTATTCCGGCGCTTGAAACGCTGCGCGAACGCGGCATTAACCTGATCGGGCCGTTACCGGCCGATACGCTGTTCCAGCCCAAATATCTGCAACATGCCGATGCGGTGCTGGCGATGTATCACGATCAGGGGCTGCCGGTGCTAAAATACCAAGGGTTTGGCCGCGCGGTGAATATCACCCTCGGCCTGCCGTTTATTCGTACCTCGGTGGATCACGGCACCGCGCTGGAACTGGCCGGCACCGGTACCGCCGATGTGGGCAGTTTTAAAACCGCCTTAAATCTCGCCATTAAAATGATAAATAACTGTAATGAACAATAG